A genomic stretch from Theropithecus gelada isolate Dixy chromosome 2, Tgel_1.0, whole genome shotgun sequence includes:
- the CGGBP1 gene encoding CGG triplet repeat-binding protein 1: MERFVVTAPPARNRSKTALYVTPLDRVTEFGGELHEDGGKLFCTSCNVVLNHVRKSAISDHLKSKTHTKRKAEFEEQNVRKKQRPLTASLQCNSTAQTEKVSVIQDFVKMCLEANIPLEKADHPAVRAFLSRHVKNGGSIPKSDQLRRAYLPDGYENENQLLNSQDC, from the coding sequence ATGGAGCGATTTGTAGTAACAGCACCACCTGCTCGAAACCGTTCTAAGACTGCTCTGTATGTGACTCCCCTGGATCGAGTCACTGAGTTTGGAGGTGAGCTGCATGAGGATGGAGGAAAACTCTTCTGCACTTCTTGCAATGTGGTTCTGAATCATGTTCGCAAGTCTGCCATTAGTGACCACCTCAAGTCAAAGACTCATACCAAGAGGAAGGCAGAATTTGAAGAGCAGAATGTGAGAAAGAAGCAGAGGCCCCTAACTGCATCTCTTCAGTGCAACAGTACTGCGCAAACAGAGAAAGTCAGTGTTATCCAGGACTTTGTGAAAATGTGCCTGGAAGCCAACATCCCACTTGAGAAGGCTGATCACCCAGCAGTCCGTGCTTTCCTATCTCGCCATGTGAAGAATGGAGGCTCCATACCTAAGTCAGACCAGCTACGGAGGGCATATCTTCCTGATGGATATGAGAATGAGAATCAACTCCTCAACTCACAAGATTGTTGA